The Streptomyces sp. WZ-12 genome segment AGGTACGCGTCGACGTGGGCGCCCAACTCCGGTGCGGTGGACCGCAGCTGCCGGAAGGCGCGTCGCGGAAGCGTGAGGAGGGTGCAGGCGGTCATCGCCCGGTAGGTGAATTCCCAGGGCCCTTTTCCGGTGAGGTACTGGTCGCCGAAGTAGGACCCTTCGGCGAGTACGCCGTGCGAGACCGACTCCGTGTAGTTGCCGGCACCGATGCGCTCGACCTTGCCACGGGCGATGAGGACCAGTCGATCCCCTTTGCTCGCCGCCCGGGCCAACACCGTTCCCGGTTCCACCTCTTGCTGCTCAAAAGCGTCGGACAGGGCATCGAGTATCGATTCATCGGGGAAGTCCCGGAACAGTGCGATTTCGCGCAGCGTCTGCGGTATCACATGGGCGCGGAGACCCGCGTTGTCGAACTTCACCCTGCCGTCGCCGATCGTGTAGGCAAGGCGTCGGTTGACCCGGTACGTGCCGCCGGGCACGTTCACCCAGGGAAGGATGCGCAGCAACCACCGGGAGGAGATGCCCTGCATCTGGGGAACGGACTTGGCCGTGTGGGCGAGGTTCCGGGCGGCCTCAATGCCCAATGCCGAGGGTGCGACCGGAGGATCTTCCGTCCCCGATATGGATTCCGGCATGGCTGATTCCCCTTCTCAATGCGGGCGTTGGCCGCTTCATGAAGTCCAGTGCGGAAAGGCAGTAGCAACCCGATGGCGGCTACGCGGATAACGGCATTGCAGACACGGCTCAGTGATTACCAGTCAAAGCAGACCCGGCGCATGCGGCAACGGGATACGAGCCATTCGGTGGATCGCGACGCGGTCGCCCATGCCTGACTGGCCTGCGGTCCGGATTTCGCCGGCCTCCGGCCGATCCGGTGTCCTGGCTCGCCCGTGTTCCTAGGGCTGTCGGGAAACGGGTGGGGCGAGGGTGAGGGTCACGAGGTCGTCGACAACGTCGGTGAAGCGGTGGCGTCTTTGGTAGGCGCGGCGTTGGTGCGCTGCGCCCGTGCCGTGGTGTTGCAGGTGGGACGCGAGGGCTTCGAGGTGTCGTAGGTCGTTGTGACGGTGGAGGGCGGTGCGCAGCCACGTCAGGAAGTCCCGCAGATGGTGCTGGGCGGGTTCGAGGCGGTGGTGACGGTGGCTGAGGTTGACGGTTTGGCCGGCGAGGCCGTCGCGGGCCGCTCGCCAGTGGGCGGCCCGCAGGAGGTGCGGGTCGGGCCGGGCCACGGGCTCGCGACGGCGCACGGCGTCCAGGGCCGTCCCTGCCGCGGCGCGCACGAGGGCGGCGAGCAGGATGGTGTGGTTGACGGTCAGTGCGGCGTCGGCGACCCGGATTTCCAGGGTGGGCAGGTGGTGGGAGGGGCGGATGTCCCAGTAGACGCCGCTGTGGTCCAAGATGGCGCCCGTGCTGATCAACGTGGTGACCAGATCGTCGTAGTGGCTGGTGGAGGCGAAGTACGGCGGAGGGCCGGCGACCGGCCACCGGTTCCAGGCGATCGTGCGCCAGCTCGCGTATCCGGTGTCGCGGCCGCCCCAGAACGGGGAGTTCGCGGCCACGGTGATGAGTGCGGGCAGCCAGAGGCGTAGGTGGTTGCTGACGTGCAGGGCCTGGTCGCGGTCGTCGAAACCGATGTGGATGTGGCAGGCGCAGGAGACTTGTTCGTCGTCGAGGGCGGCGAACTGGGCGGCGCTGCGGACGTACCGTTCGCCGGGTGACAGTGGCGGGGGCCCGGCGGGAAGGAGGACGGGGGCGCCGCTGGAGATCAGGCGTGCGCCGCTGGCGGTGGCGGCCTGCGCCAAGTGCAGGCGCATGGCGTGTAGTTGCTCGGCGAGATCGGCCAGGCTGGTGTGTGGTTCGGTGCGGGATTCGACTTGATATAGCGTCAGTTCGGGGGTGACGCGGTCGCCGAGGAGTGGTGAAGCCTTGGCGATGACGGCTTCGGCGACGGGTGCCAGGGTGCGCGTTTCGGGGTCGATCAGGAGGAATTCCTCCTCGACCCCGACGGTCATGGGACCTGCGCGACCCCCGGAAGCGGGGGCGTCGTCAGGACTGGTCAGTTCACCGGTGACTGGCTTCATCTCCGAAGACACAGGGTTCAATGTCCCATCAATGTCTCGGAAGACACAGTATTCAACTTGCCACAGATCTGGTCGTGGCGGTGTGGGACCGGTGAGCCGCCCCAGGCACCAGGCGGGTCGACCGCGTCGAGGAGGACACCGCGGCCGACCGCGTCGACCCGTCCGTCGCGCACAGGGAGGAGCTCAACAACCTCCCCCGGGCCGCAGGCACCACCCACCATGCGTGCGGCATGCGGATTCTGGAGCGCTGTCCGGGCCCGGTCGCGTCGCCGACCGTCGCGCCCAAGGCCGGGTCCCGTG includes the following:
- a CDS encoding carboxylate-amine ligase — its product is MTVGVEEEFLLIDPETRTLAPVAEAVIAKASPLLGDRVTPELTLYQVESRTEPHTSLADLAEQLHAMRLHLAQAATASGARLISSGAPVLLPAGPPPLSPGERYVRSAAQFAALDDEQVSCACHIHIGFDDRDQALHVSNHLRLWLPALITVAANSPFWGGRDTGYASWRTIAWNRWPVAGPPPYFASTSHYDDLVTTLISTGAILDHSGVYWDIRPSHHLPTLEIRVADAALTVNHTILLAALVRAAAGTALDAVRRREPVARPDPHLLRAAHWRAARDGLAGQTVNLSHRHHRLEPAQHHLRDFLTWLRTALHRHNDLRHLEALASHLQHHGTGAAHQRRAYQRRHRFTDVVDDLVTLTLAPPVSRQP